Proteins from one Osmerus mordax isolate fOsmMor3 chromosome 21, fOsmMor3.pri, whole genome shotgun sequence genomic window:
- the c3b.1 gene encoding LOW QUALITY PROTEIN: complement C3b.1 (The sequence of the model RefSeq protein was modified relative to this genomic sequence to represent the inferred CDS: inserted 1 base in 1 codon; deleted 1 base in 1 codon), whose translation MLVSYCITLTIAVSSKLRREQTHFTVYVPSAKPIDLKKHTSDAPRFLVLAPNLLRIDRKESVYLEAQGVSYTVMVTISVMDFPLKAQMLLQDTVELGPNNGFNTLKTLQLSSLLLNREATKNKFVYLRVKFGDYYRHEEVVMLTFQKGYIFIQTDKPVYNPGDTVMFRYFLSTPAFQSVEDDLTVEVENADGVTVHQKSVRAANGVYSDNFKLLDGVNEGKWKVIAKFDTSAENMFRAEFEVKKYVLPAFNVTLTPKKPFFSVDDTELEVEITASYLYGKSVKGTAYVVFGVEMDNLKKRLPTVKQITELDPGTVTLTMAEIQAVYPDIKLLVGCSFYIKASVMTESGSDLVEAMKFGIKIVESPYVISFKDTQKYFKPGLPFFIQAQVSLHDGSPAEKIPVQVTSKQTEELMLQSGTLQTSVTMAKEDEVHTITVETKVKGLRAEQQARQQITVFPYQAFDQHNQNYLYLSGPRGSLSKGDTFTLTATIAAADDDHRKLITHLTYLVLTKDGILVAKRLDIKDRFQTSTTMTVTMEMMPSFRVVAFYTLPWAGRMEVVADSIWVDVMDTCVGGLTVGPAPGSLHVNYEPKNPLKFQIRGDPGASVSLVAVDNAVYLLNKQRLNQKKLWDVVEQRDLGCTRGGGQTSTGVFTDAGLLFFSNTGDNTPARQALQCPGRSRRRRSAELLKARAELENLYKEHLQRRCCLDGMLSVPMPYSCTRRSLYITEDWDDCVLPFRRCCARYWGQEFDDRRPHTTAPPPTTTPAPAEEELMYFRHPFGYPGMSGHPGMTARTEMSLTIEMSGRHYAPIMPQVPEVEDLDILDVSDVSLRDQFFESWMWTDLKLPTTPDHNGFASLSVNKVLPDSITEWGILAISASPLTGFCVADPYKVKVSRSFFVDLRLPHSVARNEHVEIKAVVYNYGKADMEVRVVLAKTEKICSLAYHDQHAQDVRVSAGSSVAVPFTLVPLEAGSLVLEVAVLNKHFPTGDRVQKKLRVVVEGVERTKIQSFILDPAAKGDSDRKQVVTVDKVDLQSLVPNSIPETRINIIGSLLADAIENSLTSDTLASLIRMPGGCVEQNLAGITLPLIANLYLDRSDDWARVGVQRKKEAIEYITRGYERQLMYRKQDDSYPPYRNEGTSTWITAYVVKVFSMASRIREVGVDKQHVCGPVLYLLNNKQLHNGAFREDNPVYDTYMTGSLRGAEAQTTLASFIFIALSEATLLTCSVDRWSKTASYLRSMLPVVVRPYTVAITSYALSLVDPPSSYMETPAQSCSSSRSHWPDSDSHLFTLEATGYALLALVRGSQQDAHAPFRWLNEHRGRGGGYGSTQPTMVVLQALSQYLXHAPPLEDPTMLVNIKVAGRSDQKHKFTSREQVPVSLLKVPLDRGFSVEATGQGQGVLEVVTYYNELPEVTENAACEHFHLDVTLAESSENPPADALKTYTITINARALGPREVRMVVLDISLPSGFTPENADLDRLTNSVDRYINNFEVVDNLRDRASLIIHLFKLSNSETETISFRIHQNFKVSHLQPSPVYIYQYYNPEHNCTRFYNLKENLEQLARVCTDDFCRCTQGDCCVSKSDVQTIPEGEREAQACLEHIDQR comes from the exons ATGTTAGTCTCTTATTGTATAACGCTGACCATAGCTGTGTCCTCCAAACTGAGAAGAGAACAGACTCATTTTACTGTTTATGTACCCAGCGCCAAGCCCATAGATCTGAAGAAACATACCAGTGATGCTCCAAG gttcctGGTCCTGGCTCCTAACTTGCTGAGgatagacaggaaggagagcgtGTACCTGGAGGCGCAGGGCGTGAGCTACACGGTGATGGTCACCATCAGCGTGATGGACTTCCCACTGAAGGCCCAGATGCTGCTGCAGGACACGGTGGAGCTGGGCCCAAACAATGGCTTCAACACGCTCAAGACCTTACAG CTCTCATCACTGCTCCTGAACAGAGAGGCCACCAAGAACAAGTTTGTATATCTGCGCGTCAAATTCGGAGATTATTACAGGCACGAGGAGGTCGTCATGTTAACCTTCCAGAAGGGCTACATCTtcatacaaacagacaaaccTGTCTACAACCCTGGGGACACTG tGATGTTCAGATATTTCCTGTCGACTCCGGCCTTTCAGTCTGTTGAAGATGACCTCACAGTCGAAGTCGAG aACGCAGATGGGGTGACTGTCCATCAGAAGTCAGTCAGAGCCGCCAACGGTGTCTACTCCGACAATTTCAAGCTGCTTGACGGCGTAAA TGAGGGGAAATGGAAGGTGATCGCAAAGTTTGACACCTCGGCGGAGAACATGTTCAGAGCTGAGTTTGAAGTGAAGAAGTACG TCCTGCCAGCGTTCAATGTGACCCTGACACCCAAGAAGCCCTTTTTCAGCGTGGACGACACTGAACTGGAGGTGGAAATCACAGCCAG CTACCTGTATGGTAAGAGCGTGAAAGGGACAGCTTATGTGGTGTTTGGGGTGGAGATGGACAACCTGAAGAAGAGGTTACCGACAGTTAAGCAGATCACTGAG TTGGATCCAGGGACAGTGACTCTAACCATGGCAGAGATCCAGGCTGTCTACCCAGACATCAAGCTCCTGGTGGGCTGTTCCTTCTACATCAAGGCCTCAGTAATGACTGAGTCTG gaagtgacctTGTTGAAGCCATGAAGTTTGGCATTAAGATCGTGGAGTCTCCTTACGTCATTTCTTTCAAAGATACACAAAAGTATTTCAAGCCTGGTTTGCCCTTCTTTATCCAG GCCCAGGTGAGCCTCCATGACGGCTCTCCTGCTGAGAAAATCCCCGTCCAGGTGACCAGCAAGCAGACGGAAGAGCTGATGCTCCAGTCTGGAACCCTCCAGACATCCGTCACCATGGCCAAGGAGGATGAAGTTCACACTATCACT gtggaGACCAAGGTTAAGGGtctgagagcagagcagcaggccAGACAGCAGATCACCGTGTTCCCCTACCAGGCCTTCGACCAGCACAACCAGAACTACCTGTACCTCAGTGGGCCCCGTGGCTCCCTCTCCAAGGGAGACACCTTCACCCTGACAGCCACCATCGCCGCTGCCGACGACGACCACAGGAAGCTCATCACACACCTCACCTACCTG GTGCTAACCAAAGACGGGATCCTGGTTGCCAAGCGTCTGGATATTAAGGACCGATTTCAGACCAGCACTACAATGACCGTCACCATGGAGATGATGCCCTCCTTCCGCGTCGTGGCGTTCTACACTCTCCCGTGGGCGGGGCGTATGGAGGTGGTCGCTGACTCCATCTGGGTGGACGTCATGGACACCTGCGTGGGCGGG ctgacTGTGGGTCCTGCTCCAGGAAGCCTGCATGTCAACTACGAGCCAAAGAACCCGTTGAAGTTCCAGATCAGAGGTGACCCTGGAGCGAGCGTCAGCCTGGTCGCCGTGGACAACGCGGTGTACCTGCTCAACAAACAAAGGCTCAACCAGAAGAAG cTGTGGGACGTGGTGGAGCAGAGGGACCTGGGCTGCACCCGGGGAGGGGGCCAGACCAGCACGGGGGTGTTCACAGACGCaggcctcctcttcttctccaacACTGGGGACAACACCCCTGCCAGACaag CCCTGCAGTGTCCAGGCCGGTCCAGGAGGAGGCGCTCTGCTGAGCTGCTGAAAGCCAGAGCTGAACTAG AAAACCTCTACAAGGAGCATCTGCAGCGGCGCTGCTGCTTGGACGGCATGCTGTCGGTGCCCATGCCCTACTCCTGCACCCGCCGCTCCCTGTACATCACCGAGGACTGGGACGACTGCGTCCTGCCCTTCCGCCGCTGCTGCGCCCGCTACTGGGGGCAGGAGTTCGACGACCGGCGTCCGCACACCaccgcccccccgcccaccaccacccccgcccccgccgAAGAAGAATTAATGTACTTTAGGCACCCCTTTGGATACCCAGGGATGAGTGGACACCCAGGGATGACTGCACGCACAGAGATGAGTTTAACGATAGAGATGAGTGGACGCCACTACGCACCCATCATGCCTCAGGTGCCTGAGGTCGAGGACCTGGATATCCTGGACGTTTCTGACGTGAGCCTCAGGGACCAGTTCTTTGAGTCCTGGATGTGGACAGACCTCAAACTGCCCACCACACCAGATCACAACGG GTTTGCATCGTTGAGCGTGAACAAGGTTCTGCCTGACAGCATCACAGAGTGGGGGATACTGGCCATCAGCGCCTCCCCGCTCACAG GTTTCTGCGTAGCCGATCCCTACAAGGTGAAGGTGTCGCGGTCCTTCTTCGTGGACCTGAGGCTGCCGCACTCCGTGGCCAGGAACGAGCACGTGGAGATCAAAGCGGTCGTGTACAACTACGGAAAGGCGGACATGGAG gTCCGGGTGGTGCTGGCGAAGACGGAGAAGATCTGCAGCCTGGCGTACCACGATCAACACGCCCAGGACGTCCGTGTGTCCGCAGGCTCCTCCGTGGCCGTGCCCTTCACCCTGGTGCCCCTGGAGGCCGGCAGCCTCGTCCTGGAGGTGGCAGTCCTCAACAAACACTTCCCCACAGGGGACCGCGTCCAGAAGAAGCTGCgggtggtg gtggagggtgtggaaCGGACCAAGATCCAGAGTTTTATCTTGGACCCGGCTGCAAAGGGAGACAGCG ATCGTAAACAGGTGGTCACAGTGGACAAAGTGGATCTCCAATCTCTTGTGCCCAACTCTATACCAGAGACTCGCATCAACATCATTG GGTCTCTGTTGGCCGACGCCATCGAGAACTCGCTGACCTCTGACACGCTGGCCTCTCTGATCCGCATGCCCGGAGGCTGCGTGGAGCAGAACCTGGCCGGCATCACCCTGCCCCTCATCGCCAACCTCTACCTGGACCGCTCCGACGACTGGGCCAGGGTGGGGGTGCAGCGCAAGAAGGAGGCCATCGAGTACATCACCAGAG GTTACGAGAGGCAGCTGATGTATCGTAAACAAGATGACTCTTACCCCCCCTACAGGAATGAAGGCACAAGCACATG gatcACGGCCTACGTGGTGAAGGTGTTCTCCATGGCGTCCAGGatcagagaggtgggggtggacaaGCAGCACGTGTGTGGTCCTGTCCTCTACCTGCTCAACAACAAGCAGCTGCACAACGGAGCCTTCAGAGAGGAC AACCCTGTCTACGACACCTACATGACCg ggtCCCTGAGGGGAGCAGAGGCCCAGACCACTCTGGCGTCCTTCATCTTCATAGCTCTGTCTGAGGCCACGCTGCTAACATGCAGTGTGGATCGCTGGAG TAAAACAGCCTCCTATCTGAGAAGCATGCTGCCCGTGGTAGTCAGGCCTTACACAGTGGCCATCACCTCCTACGCACTGTCACTGGTAGACCCCCCCAGCTCCTACATGGAAACACCTGCTCAAAGCTGCAGCTCCAG CCGCAGCCATTGGCCAGACAGCGACAGCCACCTGTTCACTCTGGAAGCCACGGGCTACGCCCTGCTGGCGCTGGTGAGGGGCTCCCAACAGGATGCTCACGCCCCCTTCAGGTGGCTCAACGAACACcggggcaggggcgggggctACGGATCCACGCAG CCAACCATGGTTGTGCTCCAAGCCCTGTCCCAGTACC ACCATGCCCCGCCCCTGGAGGACCCCACCATGCTGGTCAACATCAAGGTCGCCGGCCGCTCCGACCAGAAGCACAAATTCACCTCCCGAGAACAAGTACCTGTCTCGCTCCTCAAG GTTCCTCTGGACCGGGGGTTCAGCGTGGAGGCCACGGGCCAGGGTCAGGGGGTCTTGGAG gtggTGACCTATTATAACGAGCTTCCTGAGGTGACAGAGAATGCCGCCTGCGAGCATTTTCACCTGGACGTGACCCTCGCGGAATCTAGTG AAAATCCTCCTGCTGATGCACTGAAAACATACACCATCACCATCAACGCCAG ggCCCTGGGCCCCAGGGAGGTCAGAATGGTGGTGCTGGACATCAGTCTTCCTTCTGGTTTCACTCCAGAGAACGCAGACCTGGACAGG ctGACCAACTCTGTGGACCGCTACATTAACAACT